The Thunnus thynnus chromosome 24, fThuThy2.1, whole genome shotgun sequence genome window below encodes:
- the LOC137177206 gene encoding uncharacterized protein, which produces MTMYRKKFQFQRTDSTTAEHCCVPLCQASSKYNKVLSFHTFPSDVDIRQRWFIAIRRGNCTVGPHTRVCSRHFKKEDFRELVSKIGRRLLKKGAVPSLFEWNNYSVLSKPLGWERSERPAVQDTSGKKVDKIPPDHDYAAAPDPAVVDLALDENTSLREEILQLRKQIEKLTTKQRFGIHRFAGSDRDIKFFTRFASYDLLMRFWALIEPCLPSMVRVTQEQRNTVTEPSSTATHSLQPIDEMFMFLNYLALGSKQCDLADQYGVHQSTVSQIITTWSTFLYTVLGSVKIWIPREKIREHLPAEFKNHADTTVILDFIELKCQYLSSPLLQSEDFSSYKSPCNLKGLLGVAPHGAVTFISPLYAGSIGDKQIMQESGILSLLRPGMAIMVDGGFLVDDFVPCKIYRPPFFSGRSQMSASKARETQASARLRVYMDHLICRVKEHKFFNTEIPHRLFGNINQLYAVACLLTNYENGPLVKV; this is translated from the exons CTACAGCTGAACATTGCTGCGTGCCTTTGTGTCAAGCCTCCAGTAAGTACAACAAAGTACTTAGTTTTCATACATTTCCCTCCGATGTGGACATCAGGCAAAGATGGTTTATCGCTATCCGGAGGGGGAACTGTACAGTTGGTCCCCACACCCGAGTATGCAGCcggcattttaaaaaagaggatTTTCGTGAGCTTGTGTCCAAGATAGGGCGGCGACTGTTAAAGAAGGGAGCCGTTCCATCGTTGTTTGAGTGGAACAATTACTCCGTCCTTTCAAAACCTTTGGGTTGGGAGAGGAGCGAGCGACCGGCGGTGCAAGATACATCGGGCAAGAAGGTTGATAAAATCCCCCCGGACCACGACTACGCTGCGGCTCCGGATCCCGCAGTCGTCGACTTAGCTCTGGATGAAAACACATCTCTCAGAGAGGAGATCCTCCAGCTGAGGAAACAAATTGAGAAGCTTACTACGAAGCAGCGGTTTGGCATTCACCGTTTTGCTGGCTCAGACAGAGACATTAAGTTTTTCACGAG GTTTGCATCCTATGACCTCCTCATGCGCTTCTGGGCCTTAATAGAGCCATGTCTGCCATCTATGGTCAGAGTGACACAAGAACAGAGAAACACGGTCACAGAGCCAAGTTCAACTGCA ACTCATTCCCTGCAGCCCATAGATGAGATGTTCATGTTTCTGAACTATCTTGCACTGGGTTCAAAACAGTGTGACCTTGCTGACCAGTATGGAGTCCACCAGTCCACAGTCAGTCAGATAATTACAACGTGGAGCACCTTTCTTTATACTGTGCTAGGGTCAGTGAAGATCTGGATACCAAGGGAGAAAATAAGGGAGCATTTGCCAGCAGAGTTCAAGAACCATGCAGATACTACAGTCATCCTAGACTTCATAGAGCTGAAGTGCCAGTACCTGTCATCACCTCTTCTCCAAAGTGAAGATTTCTCTTCATACAAGTCCCCCTGTAATCTCAAAGGGCTGCTTGGAGTTGCTCCTCATGGGGCGGTCACATTCATCTCTCCGCTTTATGCCGGATCTATCGGTGACAAACAGATCATGCAAGAGTCTGGGATTCTCTCCCTTTTGAGACCTGGGATGGCCATCATGGTCGACGGAGGTTTTCTTGTTGATGACTTTGTGCCGTGCAAAATCTATAGGCCGCCATTTTTCTCTGGTAGATCTCAGATGTCTGCCTCCAAGGCAAGGGAGACCCAGGCCAGTGCACGCCTGAGGGTGTATATGGACCACCTGATATGCCGAGTGAAGGAACACAAGTtctttaacactgaaattcCACACAGGCTTTTTGGCAACATTAATCAGCTGTATGCCGTCGCATGTCTCCTGACAAACTATGAAAACGGACCTCTTGTAAAGGTTTAG